Proteins encoded within one genomic window of Bombus vancouverensis nearcticus chromosome 4, iyBomVanc1_principal, whole genome shotgun sequence:
- the Tmep gene encoding transmembrane endosomal protein isoform X2, which translates to MSSTVTTEPSTSLGDMMSTTAIPEKAAPIFLQTRAAQGIAGAFVWVALFITCQQIYQHLRWYTNPTEQRWIVRILFIVPIYATYSWVSLLFFNSESYYVYFFTVRDCYEAFVIYNFLSLCYEYLGGEGNIMSEIRGKPIRSNCLYGTCCLVGKTYTIGFLRFCKQATLQFCLVKPVMAFVIIFLQAFGHYRDGDWSPDGGYIYITIIYNISVSLALYGLFLFYFATRDLLTPFEPVLKFCTVKSVIFLSFWQGVLLAILEKANVISPISLDQSTSAGTVSAGYQNFLICIEMLFAAIALRYAFPYQVYSAGCVTDSRGRSVTMQSISSSLKETMNPKDIMTDAIHNFHPQYQQYTQYSSDVNTNLPYEKL; encoded by the exons ATGAGTAGTACGGTGACAACGGAACCATCTACATCTCTTGGCGATATGATGTCTACAACTGCAATTCCTGAGAAAGCAGCTCCAATATTCTTACAAACACGAGCAGCTCAAGGTATTGCTGGTGCATTTGTTTGGGTTGCATTATTCATAACTTGTCAACAG ATCTACCAGCATTTAAGGTGGTATACTAATCCAACAGAACAAAGATGGATAGTGAGAATTCTGTTTATAGTTCCAATTTATGCAACATATTCTTGGGTGTCTCTACTATTTTTCAACAGTGAAAGTTATTATGTTTACTTTTTTACTGTACGGGACTGTTATGAAGCATTTGTTATATATAACTTCTTGTCTCTATGCTACGAGTACCTGGGTGGTGAAGGAAATATTATGTCTGAAATACGTGGCAAACCTATTCGTTCTAATTGTTTATATGGAACATGCTGTTTGGTTGGAAAAACATATACAATTGGTTTTCTTAGATTTTGCAAACAAGCTACTTTGCAATTTTGCTTGGTAAAACCAGTAATGGCATTTGTCATTATATTCCTTCAAGCATTTGGTCATTATAGAGATGGAGATTGGTCCCCAGATGGAGgctatatttatataactataatttataatatcagtGTATCTCTCGCACTTTATGgactttttctcttttattttgctACAAGAGACCTGTTAACACCATTTGAACCTGTCTTAAAATTTTGTACTGTTAAAAGTGTTATCTTCCTCTCATTTTGGCAAG GGGTATTATTGGCTATTCTTGAAAAAGCAAATGTAATTTCTCCTATAAGTTTAGATCAATCAACTAGTGCTGGCACAGTTTCTGCTGGTTATCAAAACTTTTTGATTTGCATTGAAATGTTATTTGCTGCTATAGCTTTACGTTATGCGTTTCCATATCAAGTGTATTCAGCTGGTTGTGTTACGGATTCAAGAGGAAGAAGTGTAACGATGCAAAGTATCAGTAGCAGTTTAAAA GAAACCATGAATCCAAAAGATATAATGACTGATGCCATCCACAACTTCCATCCACAGTATCAACAATACACGCAATATAGTTCtg ACGTTAATACCAACTTGCCGTATGAAAAACTATGA
- the Tmep gene encoding transmembrane endosomal protein isoform X1 encodes MSSTVTTEPSTSLGDMMSTTAIPEKAAPIFLQTRAAQGIAGAFVWVALFITCQQIYQHLRWYTNPTEQRWIVRILFIVPIYATYSWVSLLFFNSESYYVYFFTVRDCYEAFVIYNFLSLCYEYLGGEGNIMSEIRGKPIRSNCLYGTCCLVGKTYTIGFLRFCKQATLQFCLVKPVMAFVIIFLQAFGHYRDGDWSPDGGYIYITIIYNISVSLALYGLFLFYFATRDLLTPFEPVLKFCTVKSVIFLSFWQGVLLAILEKANVISPISLDQSTSAGTVSAGYQNFLICIEMLFAAIALRYAFPYQVYSAGCVTDSRGRSVTMQSISSSLKETMNPKDIMTDAIHNFHPQYQQYTQYSSGAPKGQRGMRISSFDPDDPQNMPIPPPQRRHTSHQRVATISQNYNEKTMLLSSDDEFQ; translated from the exons ATGAGTAGTACGGTGACAACGGAACCATCTACATCTCTTGGCGATATGATGTCTACAACTGCAATTCCTGAGAAAGCAGCTCCAATATTCTTACAAACACGAGCAGCTCAAGGTATTGCTGGTGCATTTGTTTGGGTTGCATTATTCATAACTTGTCAACAG ATCTACCAGCATTTAAGGTGGTATACTAATCCAACAGAACAAAGATGGATAGTGAGAATTCTGTTTATAGTTCCAATTTATGCAACATATTCTTGGGTGTCTCTACTATTTTTCAACAGTGAAAGTTATTATGTTTACTTTTTTACTGTACGGGACTGTTATGAAGCATTTGTTATATATAACTTCTTGTCTCTATGCTACGAGTACCTGGGTGGTGAAGGAAATATTATGTCTGAAATACGTGGCAAACCTATTCGTTCTAATTGTTTATATGGAACATGCTGTTTGGTTGGAAAAACATATACAATTGGTTTTCTTAGATTTTGCAAACAAGCTACTTTGCAATTTTGCTTGGTAAAACCAGTAATGGCATTTGTCATTATATTCCTTCAAGCATTTGGTCATTATAGAGATGGAGATTGGTCCCCAGATGGAGgctatatttatataactataatttataatatcagtGTATCTCTCGCACTTTATGgactttttctcttttattttgctACAAGAGACCTGTTAACACCATTTGAACCTGTCTTAAAATTTTGTACTGTTAAAAGTGTTATCTTCCTCTCATTTTGGCAAG GGGTATTATTGGCTATTCTTGAAAAAGCAAATGTAATTTCTCCTATAAGTTTAGATCAATCAACTAGTGCTGGCACAGTTTCTGCTGGTTATCAAAACTTTTTGATTTGCATTGAAATGTTATTTGCTGCTATAGCTTTACGTTATGCGTTTCCATATCAAGTGTATTCAGCTGGTTGTGTTACGGATTCAAGAGGAAGAAGTGTAACGATGCAAAGTATCAGTAGCAGTTTAAAA GAAACCATGAATCCAAAAGATATAATGACTGATGCCATCCACAACTTCCATCCACAGTATCAACAATACACGCAATATAGTTCtg GAGCTCCTAAAGGACAACGTGGTATGCGGATATCCAGCTTCGATCCAGATGATCCACAGAATATGCCAATACCACCGCCTCAAAGACGGCATACTTCTCATCAACGTGTTGCTACAATCTCTCAAAATTATAATGAGAAAACAATGCTATTGAGCAGTGATGATGAGTTCCAGTAG